One genomic region from Carettochelys insculpta isolate YL-2023 chromosome 4, ASM3395843v1, whole genome shotgun sequence encodes:
- the PCDH7 gene encoding protocadherin-7 isoform X5 produces MGKMRTLLGVMHCCCCLLLLPAPLWVSLAAAKQLLRYRLAEEGPADIRIGNVASDLGIVTGSGEVTFSLESGSDYLKIDNMTGELSTTERRIDREKLPQCQMIFDENECFLDFEVSVIGPSQSWVDLFEGRVIILDINDNTPTFPSPVLTLTVEENRPVGTLYLLPTATDRDFGRNGIERYELLQEPGGDGGRRGGGGSAAGSESALYPGGSKRRQEADGAARSSVFELQVADTPDGEKQPQLIVKGALDREQRDSYELSLRVRDGGDPARSSQAILRVLITDVNDNSPRFEKSVYEADLAENSSPGTPILQLRAADLDVGVNGQIEYVFGAATESVRRLLRLDETSGWLSVLHRIDREEVNQLRFTVMARDRGQPPKTDKATVVLNIRDENDNVPTIDIRKIGRIPLRDGVASVAEDVLVDTPIALVQVSDRDQGENGVVTCTVVGDVPFQLKPASEGEGEPQNKRKYFLHTSAPLDYEAVRDYNVVIVAVDSGSPSLSSNNSLLVRVADTNDNPPVFGQALLEVSFPENNAPGERVATVAATDADSGKNAELSYSLEPSPLSAEAPGGVFSIDPDSGDVLVQAVLDREQRDTYEFQVTARDKGVPALQGSTTVVVRVADRNDNEPRFMQDVFTFYVKENLQPNSPVGMVTVMDADRGRNAELSLSIQPGEQGQAAGIFSIENDTGTIYSTVSFDRELQTSYTFRVKAVDGGEPPRSATATVSLFVMDENDNPPAVTFPSNSSYTVLPPSSNLRTVVATVLATDADTGLNADLNYSIVGGNPFKLFEIDPASGVVSLVGKLAPKHHGLHRLVVQVNDSGQPPQSTTALLHVFVNESLSNATVVESQVARSLHTPLAQDIAGDPSYELSKQRLSIVIGVVAGIMTVVLLILVVVMARYCRSKGKHGYEAGKKDHEDFFTPQQHDKAKKPKKDKKGKKGKQPLYSSIVTVEASKPNGQRYDSVNEKLSDSPSMGRYRSVNGGPGSPDLARHYKSSSPLPTVQLHPQSPTAGKKHQAVQELPPANTFVGAGDNISIGSDHCSEYSCQASSKYSKQPFRRVTFSVVSQPQDPHQGSLQSCYDSGLEESETPSSKSSSGPRLGALPLPEDNYERTTPDGSVGEAEHMENDTASVDVKSKNPIGFNGK; encoded by the coding sequence ATGGGGAAGATGCGGACTCTCCTTGGCGTTatgcattgctgctgctgcttgctcctcctgcctgctccgCTCTGGGTCAGCCTGGCCGCGGCCAAGCAGCTGCTGAGGTACCGCCTGGCCGAGGAAGGACCCGCCGACATCCGCATCGGCAACGTGGCTTCGGACCTGGGCATCGTGACGGGCTCCGGGGAGGTGACATTCAGCCTGGAGTCGGGCTCCGACTACCTGAAGATCGATAACATGACCGGGGAGCTGAGCACCACGGAGCGGCGCATCGACCGCGAGAAGCTGCCGCAGTGCCAGATGATCTTCGACGAGAACGAGTGCTTCCTGGACTTCGAGGTCTCGGTCATCGGCCCCTCGcagagctgggtggacctcttCGAGGGCCGGGTCATCATCCTCGACATCAACGACAacacccccaccttcccctcGCCCGTCCTCACCCTCACCGTGGAGGAGAACCGGCCCGTGGGGACCCTCTACCTGCTCCCCACCGCCACCGACAGGGACTTCGGCCGCAACGGCATCGAGCGCTACGAGCTGCTGCAGGAGCCCGGCGGGGACGGGGGCAGACGCGGCGGCGGGGGGTCGGCGGCGGGCTCCGAGAGCGCCCTCTACCCGGGCGGCAGTAAGAGGCGGCAGGAGGCGGACGGGGCTGCCCGCAGCAGCGTGTTCGAGCTGCAGGTGGCCGACACGCCGGACGGGGAGAAGCAGCCGCAGCTGATTGTCAAGGGGGCGCTGGACCGAGAACAGAGGGACTCCTACGAGCTGAGCCTGAGGGTGCGGGACGGCGGCGACCCGGCCCGCTCCTCCCAGGCCATCCTGCGGGTGCTGATCACCGACGTGAACGACAACAGCCCCCGCTTCGAGAAGAGCGTCTACGAGGCGGACCTGGCGGAGAACAGCAGCCCCGGGACCCCCATCCTGCAGCTGCGGGCGGCCGACCTGGACGTGGGGGTGAACGGGCAGATCGAGTATGTCTTCGGGGCCGCCACCGAGTCGGTGCGGCGCCTGCTGCGGCTGGACGAGACCTCGGGCTGGCTCAGCGTCCTGCACCGCATCGACCGCGAGGAGGTGAACCAGCTGCGCTTCACCGTCATGGCCCGGGACCGCGGCCAGCCGCCCAAGACCGACAAGGCCACGGTGGTGCTCAACATCCGCGACGAGAACGACAACGTGCCCACCATCGACATCCGCAAGATCGGCCGCATCCCGCTGCGGGACGGGGTGGCCAGCGTGGCCGAGGACGTGCTGGTGGACACCCCCATCGCGCTGGTGCAGGTGTCGGACCGCGACCAGGGCGAGAACGGCGTGGTGACCTGCACGGTGGTGGGGGACGTGCCCTTCCAGCTCAAGCCGGCCAGCGAGGGCGAGGGCGAGCCGCAGAACAAGCGCAAGTACTTCCTGCACACCTCCGCCCCGCTGGACTACGAGGCCGTCCGGGACTACAACGTGGTGATCGTGGCGGTGGACtccggcagccccagcctgtccaGCAACAACTCGCTCCTGGTGCGGGTGGCCGACACGAACGACAACCCGCCGGTGTtcggccaggccctgctggaggTCTCCTTCCCGGAGAACAACGCGCCCGGCGAGCGGGTGGCCACGGTGGCGGCCACGGACGCGGACAGCGGCAAGAACGCGGAGCTGAGCTACTCGCTGGAGCCCTCGCCCCTCTCCGCCGAGGCGCCCGGCGGCGTCTTCAGCATCGACCCGGACTCCGGGGACGTGCTGGTGCAGGCGGTGCTGGACCGCGAGCAGCGCGACACCTACGAGTTCCAGGTGACGGCCCGGGACAAGGGGGTGCCGGCCCTGCAGGGCTCCACCACGGTGGTGGTGCGGGTGGCCGACCGCAACGACAACGAGCCGCGCTTCATGCAGGACGTGTTCACCTTCTACGTGAAGGAGAACCTGCAGCCCAACAGCCCCGTGGGCATGGTGACCGTCATGGACGCCGACCGGGGCCGCAACGCCGAGCTCAGCCTCTCCATCCAGCCCGGCGAGCAGGGCCAGGCCGCCGGCATCTTCTCCATCGAGAACGACACCGGCACCATCTACTCCACCGTCTCCTTCGACCGCGAGCTGCAGACCAGCTACACCTTCCGGGTCAAGGCGGTGGACGGCGGGGAGCCGCCCCGCTCGGCCACCGCCACCGTCTCGCTCTTCGTGATGGACGAGAACGACAACCCGCCGGCCGTCACCttccccagcaacagctcctacaccgtgctgcccccctccagcaaCCTGCGCACCGTGGTAGCCACCGTGCTGGCCACCGACGCGGACACGGGCCTCAACGCCGACCTCAACTACAGCATCGTGGGCGGCAACCCCTTCAAGCTCTTCGAGATCGACCCGGCCAGCGGCGTGGTGTCGCTGGTGGGCAAGCTGGCCCCCAAGCACCACGGCCTGCACCGCCTCGTGGTGCAGGTGAACGACAGCGGCCAGCCGCCCCAGTCCACCACCGCCTTGCTCCACGTCTTCGTCAACGAGAGCCTCTCCAACGCCACCGTGGTGGAGAGCCAGGTGGCCCGCAGCCTGCACACGCCCCTGGCCCAGGACATCGCCGGCGACCCCAGCTACGAGCTGAGCAAGCAGCGGCTCAGCATCGTCATCGGCGTGGTGGCCGGCATCATGACCGTGGTGCTGCTCATCCTGGTGGTGGTCATGGCCCGCTACTGCCGCTCCAAGGGCAAGCACGGCTACGAGGCGGGCAAGAAAGACCACGAGGACTTCTTCACCCCGCAGCAGCACGACAAGGCCAAGAAGCCCAAGAAGGACAAGAAGGGCAAGAAGGGGAAGCAGCCCCTCTACAGCAGCATCGTCACCGTGGAGGCCTCCAAGCCCAACGGGCAGCGCTACGACAGCGTCAACGAGAAGCTCTCCGACAGCCCCAGCATGGGCCGGTACCGCTCGGTCAACGGCGGCCCGGGCAGCCCGGACCTGGCCCGGCACTACAAATCCAGCTCGCCGCTGCCCACGGTCCAGCTTCACCCGCAGTCCCCCACCGCCGGGAAAAAGCACCAGGCCGTGCAGGAACTGCCCCCGGCCAATACTTTTGTGGGGGCCGGAGACAACATCTCCATTGGATCTGACCACTGCTCCGAGTACAGCTGTCAGGCCAGCAGCAAGTACAGCAAGCAG
- the PCDH7 gene encoding protocadherin-7 isoform X8: MGKMRTLLGVMHCCCCLLLLPAPLWVSLAAAKQLLRYRLAEEGPADIRIGNVASDLGIVTGSGEVTFSLESGSDYLKIDNMTGELSTTERRIDREKLPQCQMIFDENECFLDFEVSVIGPSQSWVDLFEGRVIILDINDNTPTFPSPVLTLTVEENRPVGTLYLLPTATDRDFGRNGIERYELLQEPGGDGGRRGGGGSAAGSESALYPGGSKRRQEADGAARSSVFELQVADTPDGEKQPQLIVKGALDREQRDSYELSLRVRDGGDPARSSQAILRVLITDVNDNSPRFEKSVYEADLAENSSPGTPILQLRAADLDVGVNGQIEYVFGAATESVRRLLRLDETSGWLSVLHRIDREEVNQLRFTVMARDRGQPPKTDKATVVLNIRDENDNVPTIDIRKIGRIPLRDGVASVAEDVLVDTPIALVQVSDRDQGENGVVTCTVVGDVPFQLKPASEGEGEPQNKRKYFLHTSAPLDYEAVRDYNVVIVAVDSGSPSLSSNNSLLVRVADTNDNPPVFGQALLEVSFPENNAPGERVATVAATDADSGKNAELSYSLEPSPLSAEAPGGVFSIDPDSGDVLVQAVLDREQRDTYEFQVTARDKGVPALQGSTTVVVRVADRNDNEPRFMQDVFTFYVKENLQPNSPVGMVTVMDADRGRNAELSLSIQPGEQGQAAGIFSIENDTGTIYSTVSFDRELQTSYTFRVKAVDGGEPPRSATATVSLFVMDENDNPPAVTFPSNSSYTVLPPSSNLRTVVATVLATDADTGLNADLNYSIVGGNPFKLFEIDPASGVVSLVGKLAPKHHGLHRLVVQVNDSGQPPQSTTALLHVFVNESLSNATVVESQVARSLHTPLAQDIAGDPSYELSKQRLSIVIGVVAGIMTVVLLILVVVMARYCRSKGKHGYEAGKKDHEDFFTPQQHDKAKKPKKDKKGKKGKQPLYSSIVTVEASKPNGQRYDSVNEKLSDSPSMGRYRSVNGGPGSPDLARHYKSSSPLPTVQLHPQSPTAGKKHQAVQELPPANTFVGAGDNISIGSDHCSEYSCQASSKYSKQPFRRVTFSVVSQPQDPHQGSLQSCYDSGLEESETPSNTASVDVKSKNPIGFNGK; the protein is encoded by the coding sequence ATGGGGAAGATGCGGACTCTCCTTGGCGTTatgcattgctgctgctgcttgctcctcctgcctgctccgCTCTGGGTCAGCCTGGCCGCGGCCAAGCAGCTGCTGAGGTACCGCCTGGCCGAGGAAGGACCCGCCGACATCCGCATCGGCAACGTGGCTTCGGACCTGGGCATCGTGACGGGCTCCGGGGAGGTGACATTCAGCCTGGAGTCGGGCTCCGACTACCTGAAGATCGATAACATGACCGGGGAGCTGAGCACCACGGAGCGGCGCATCGACCGCGAGAAGCTGCCGCAGTGCCAGATGATCTTCGACGAGAACGAGTGCTTCCTGGACTTCGAGGTCTCGGTCATCGGCCCCTCGcagagctgggtggacctcttCGAGGGCCGGGTCATCATCCTCGACATCAACGACAacacccccaccttcccctcGCCCGTCCTCACCCTCACCGTGGAGGAGAACCGGCCCGTGGGGACCCTCTACCTGCTCCCCACCGCCACCGACAGGGACTTCGGCCGCAACGGCATCGAGCGCTACGAGCTGCTGCAGGAGCCCGGCGGGGACGGGGGCAGACGCGGCGGCGGGGGGTCGGCGGCGGGCTCCGAGAGCGCCCTCTACCCGGGCGGCAGTAAGAGGCGGCAGGAGGCGGACGGGGCTGCCCGCAGCAGCGTGTTCGAGCTGCAGGTGGCCGACACGCCGGACGGGGAGAAGCAGCCGCAGCTGATTGTCAAGGGGGCGCTGGACCGAGAACAGAGGGACTCCTACGAGCTGAGCCTGAGGGTGCGGGACGGCGGCGACCCGGCCCGCTCCTCCCAGGCCATCCTGCGGGTGCTGATCACCGACGTGAACGACAACAGCCCCCGCTTCGAGAAGAGCGTCTACGAGGCGGACCTGGCGGAGAACAGCAGCCCCGGGACCCCCATCCTGCAGCTGCGGGCGGCCGACCTGGACGTGGGGGTGAACGGGCAGATCGAGTATGTCTTCGGGGCCGCCACCGAGTCGGTGCGGCGCCTGCTGCGGCTGGACGAGACCTCGGGCTGGCTCAGCGTCCTGCACCGCATCGACCGCGAGGAGGTGAACCAGCTGCGCTTCACCGTCATGGCCCGGGACCGCGGCCAGCCGCCCAAGACCGACAAGGCCACGGTGGTGCTCAACATCCGCGACGAGAACGACAACGTGCCCACCATCGACATCCGCAAGATCGGCCGCATCCCGCTGCGGGACGGGGTGGCCAGCGTGGCCGAGGACGTGCTGGTGGACACCCCCATCGCGCTGGTGCAGGTGTCGGACCGCGACCAGGGCGAGAACGGCGTGGTGACCTGCACGGTGGTGGGGGACGTGCCCTTCCAGCTCAAGCCGGCCAGCGAGGGCGAGGGCGAGCCGCAGAACAAGCGCAAGTACTTCCTGCACACCTCCGCCCCGCTGGACTACGAGGCCGTCCGGGACTACAACGTGGTGATCGTGGCGGTGGACtccggcagccccagcctgtccaGCAACAACTCGCTCCTGGTGCGGGTGGCCGACACGAACGACAACCCGCCGGTGTtcggccaggccctgctggaggTCTCCTTCCCGGAGAACAACGCGCCCGGCGAGCGGGTGGCCACGGTGGCGGCCACGGACGCGGACAGCGGCAAGAACGCGGAGCTGAGCTACTCGCTGGAGCCCTCGCCCCTCTCCGCCGAGGCGCCCGGCGGCGTCTTCAGCATCGACCCGGACTCCGGGGACGTGCTGGTGCAGGCGGTGCTGGACCGCGAGCAGCGCGACACCTACGAGTTCCAGGTGACGGCCCGGGACAAGGGGGTGCCGGCCCTGCAGGGCTCCACCACGGTGGTGGTGCGGGTGGCCGACCGCAACGACAACGAGCCGCGCTTCATGCAGGACGTGTTCACCTTCTACGTGAAGGAGAACCTGCAGCCCAACAGCCCCGTGGGCATGGTGACCGTCATGGACGCCGACCGGGGCCGCAACGCCGAGCTCAGCCTCTCCATCCAGCCCGGCGAGCAGGGCCAGGCCGCCGGCATCTTCTCCATCGAGAACGACACCGGCACCATCTACTCCACCGTCTCCTTCGACCGCGAGCTGCAGACCAGCTACACCTTCCGGGTCAAGGCGGTGGACGGCGGGGAGCCGCCCCGCTCGGCCACCGCCACCGTCTCGCTCTTCGTGATGGACGAGAACGACAACCCGCCGGCCGTCACCttccccagcaacagctcctacaccgtgctgcccccctccagcaaCCTGCGCACCGTGGTAGCCACCGTGCTGGCCACCGACGCGGACACGGGCCTCAACGCCGACCTCAACTACAGCATCGTGGGCGGCAACCCCTTCAAGCTCTTCGAGATCGACCCGGCCAGCGGCGTGGTGTCGCTGGTGGGCAAGCTGGCCCCCAAGCACCACGGCCTGCACCGCCTCGTGGTGCAGGTGAACGACAGCGGCCAGCCGCCCCAGTCCACCACCGCCTTGCTCCACGTCTTCGTCAACGAGAGCCTCTCCAACGCCACCGTGGTGGAGAGCCAGGTGGCCCGCAGCCTGCACACGCCCCTGGCCCAGGACATCGCCGGCGACCCCAGCTACGAGCTGAGCAAGCAGCGGCTCAGCATCGTCATCGGCGTGGTGGCCGGCATCATGACCGTGGTGCTGCTCATCCTGGTGGTGGTCATGGCCCGCTACTGCCGCTCCAAGGGCAAGCACGGCTACGAGGCGGGCAAGAAAGACCACGAGGACTTCTTCACCCCGCAGCAGCACGACAAGGCCAAGAAGCCCAAGAAGGACAAGAAGGGCAAGAAGGGGAAGCAGCCCCTCTACAGCAGCATCGTCACCGTGGAGGCCTCCAAGCCCAACGGGCAGCGCTACGACAGCGTCAACGAGAAGCTCTCCGACAGCCCCAGCATGGGCCGGTACCGCTCGGTCAACGGCGGCCCGGGCAGCCCGGACCTGGCCCGGCACTACAAATCCAGCTCGCCGCTGCCCACGGTCCAGCTTCACCCGCAGTCCCCCACCGCCGGGAAAAAGCACCAGGCCGTGCAGGAACTGCCCCCGGCCAATACTTTTGTGGGGGCCGGAGACAACATCTCCATTGGATCTGACCACTGCTCCGAGTACAGCTGTCAGGCCAGCAGCAAGTACAGCAAGCAG
- the PCDH7 gene encoding protocadherin-7 isoform X6 → MGKMRTLLGVMHCCCCLLLLPAPLWVSLAAAKQLLRYRLAEEGPADIRIGNVASDLGIVTGSGEVTFSLESGSDYLKIDNMTGELSTTERRIDREKLPQCQMIFDENECFLDFEVSVIGPSQSWVDLFEGRVIILDINDNTPTFPSPVLTLTVEENRPVGTLYLLPTATDRDFGRNGIERYELLQEPGGDGGRRGGGGSAAGSESALYPGGSKRRQEADGAARSSVFELQVADTPDGEKQPQLIVKGALDREQRDSYELSLRVRDGGDPARSSQAILRVLITDVNDNSPRFEKSVYEADLAENSSPGTPILQLRAADLDVGVNGQIEYVFGAATESVRRLLRLDETSGWLSVLHRIDREEVNQLRFTVMARDRGQPPKTDKATVVLNIRDENDNVPTIDIRKIGRIPLRDGVASVAEDVLVDTPIALVQVSDRDQGENGVVTCTVVGDVPFQLKPASEGEGEPQNKRKYFLHTSAPLDYEAVRDYNVVIVAVDSGSPSLSSNNSLLVRVADTNDNPPVFGQALLEVSFPENNAPGERVATVAATDADSGKNAELSYSLEPSPLSAEAPGGVFSIDPDSGDVLVQAVLDREQRDTYEFQVTARDKGVPALQGSTTVVVRVADRNDNEPRFMQDVFTFYVKENLQPNSPVGMVTVMDADRGRNAELSLSIQPGEQGQAAGIFSIENDTGTIYSTVSFDRELQTSYTFRVKAVDGGEPPRSATATVSLFVMDENDNPPAVTFPSNSSYTVLPPSSNLRTVVATVLATDADTGLNADLNYSIVGGNPFKLFEIDPASGVVSLVGKLAPKHHGLHRLVVQVNDSGQPPQSTTALLHVFVNESLSNATVVESQVARSLHTPLAQDIAGDPSYELSKQRLSIVIGVVAGIMTVVLLILVVVMARYCRSKGKHGYEAGKKDHEDFFTPQQHDKAKKPKKDKKGKKGKQPLYSSIVTVEASKPNGQRYDSVNEKLSDSPSMGRYRSVNGGPGSPDLARHYKSSSPLPTVQLHPQSPTAGKKHQAVQELPPANTFVGAGDNISIGSDHCSEYSCQASSKYSKQPFRRVTFSVVSQPQDPHQGSLQSCYDSGLEESETPSSKSSSGPRLGALPLPEDNYERTTPDGSVDTASVDVKSKNPIGFNGK, encoded by the coding sequence ATGGGGAAGATGCGGACTCTCCTTGGCGTTatgcattgctgctgctgcttgctcctcctgcctgctccgCTCTGGGTCAGCCTGGCCGCGGCCAAGCAGCTGCTGAGGTACCGCCTGGCCGAGGAAGGACCCGCCGACATCCGCATCGGCAACGTGGCTTCGGACCTGGGCATCGTGACGGGCTCCGGGGAGGTGACATTCAGCCTGGAGTCGGGCTCCGACTACCTGAAGATCGATAACATGACCGGGGAGCTGAGCACCACGGAGCGGCGCATCGACCGCGAGAAGCTGCCGCAGTGCCAGATGATCTTCGACGAGAACGAGTGCTTCCTGGACTTCGAGGTCTCGGTCATCGGCCCCTCGcagagctgggtggacctcttCGAGGGCCGGGTCATCATCCTCGACATCAACGACAacacccccaccttcccctcGCCCGTCCTCACCCTCACCGTGGAGGAGAACCGGCCCGTGGGGACCCTCTACCTGCTCCCCACCGCCACCGACAGGGACTTCGGCCGCAACGGCATCGAGCGCTACGAGCTGCTGCAGGAGCCCGGCGGGGACGGGGGCAGACGCGGCGGCGGGGGGTCGGCGGCGGGCTCCGAGAGCGCCCTCTACCCGGGCGGCAGTAAGAGGCGGCAGGAGGCGGACGGGGCTGCCCGCAGCAGCGTGTTCGAGCTGCAGGTGGCCGACACGCCGGACGGGGAGAAGCAGCCGCAGCTGATTGTCAAGGGGGCGCTGGACCGAGAACAGAGGGACTCCTACGAGCTGAGCCTGAGGGTGCGGGACGGCGGCGACCCGGCCCGCTCCTCCCAGGCCATCCTGCGGGTGCTGATCACCGACGTGAACGACAACAGCCCCCGCTTCGAGAAGAGCGTCTACGAGGCGGACCTGGCGGAGAACAGCAGCCCCGGGACCCCCATCCTGCAGCTGCGGGCGGCCGACCTGGACGTGGGGGTGAACGGGCAGATCGAGTATGTCTTCGGGGCCGCCACCGAGTCGGTGCGGCGCCTGCTGCGGCTGGACGAGACCTCGGGCTGGCTCAGCGTCCTGCACCGCATCGACCGCGAGGAGGTGAACCAGCTGCGCTTCACCGTCATGGCCCGGGACCGCGGCCAGCCGCCCAAGACCGACAAGGCCACGGTGGTGCTCAACATCCGCGACGAGAACGACAACGTGCCCACCATCGACATCCGCAAGATCGGCCGCATCCCGCTGCGGGACGGGGTGGCCAGCGTGGCCGAGGACGTGCTGGTGGACACCCCCATCGCGCTGGTGCAGGTGTCGGACCGCGACCAGGGCGAGAACGGCGTGGTGACCTGCACGGTGGTGGGGGACGTGCCCTTCCAGCTCAAGCCGGCCAGCGAGGGCGAGGGCGAGCCGCAGAACAAGCGCAAGTACTTCCTGCACACCTCCGCCCCGCTGGACTACGAGGCCGTCCGGGACTACAACGTGGTGATCGTGGCGGTGGACtccggcagccccagcctgtccaGCAACAACTCGCTCCTGGTGCGGGTGGCCGACACGAACGACAACCCGCCGGTGTtcggccaggccctgctggaggTCTCCTTCCCGGAGAACAACGCGCCCGGCGAGCGGGTGGCCACGGTGGCGGCCACGGACGCGGACAGCGGCAAGAACGCGGAGCTGAGCTACTCGCTGGAGCCCTCGCCCCTCTCCGCCGAGGCGCCCGGCGGCGTCTTCAGCATCGACCCGGACTCCGGGGACGTGCTGGTGCAGGCGGTGCTGGACCGCGAGCAGCGCGACACCTACGAGTTCCAGGTGACGGCCCGGGACAAGGGGGTGCCGGCCCTGCAGGGCTCCACCACGGTGGTGGTGCGGGTGGCCGACCGCAACGACAACGAGCCGCGCTTCATGCAGGACGTGTTCACCTTCTACGTGAAGGAGAACCTGCAGCCCAACAGCCCCGTGGGCATGGTGACCGTCATGGACGCCGACCGGGGCCGCAACGCCGAGCTCAGCCTCTCCATCCAGCCCGGCGAGCAGGGCCAGGCCGCCGGCATCTTCTCCATCGAGAACGACACCGGCACCATCTACTCCACCGTCTCCTTCGACCGCGAGCTGCAGACCAGCTACACCTTCCGGGTCAAGGCGGTGGACGGCGGGGAGCCGCCCCGCTCGGCCACCGCCACCGTCTCGCTCTTCGTGATGGACGAGAACGACAACCCGCCGGCCGTCACCttccccagcaacagctcctacaccgtgctgcccccctccagcaaCCTGCGCACCGTGGTAGCCACCGTGCTGGCCACCGACGCGGACACGGGCCTCAACGCCGACCTCAACTACAGCATCGTGGGCGGCAACCCCTTCAAGCTCTTCGAGATCGACCCGGCCAGCGGCGTGGTGTCGCTGGTGGGCAAGCTGGCCCCCAAGCACCACGGCCTGCACCGCCTCGTGGTGCAGGTGAACGACAGCGGCCAGCCGCCCCAGTCCACCACCGCCTTGCTCCACGTCTTCGTCAACGAGAGCCTCTCCAACGCCACCGTGGTGGAGAGCCAGGTGGCCCGCAGCCTGCACACGCCCCTGGCCCAGGACATCGCCGGCGACCCCAGCTACGAGCTGAGCAAGCAGCGGCTCAGCATCGTCATCGGCGTGGTGGCCGGCATCATGACCGTGGTGCTGCTCATCCTGGTGGTGGTCATGGCCCGCTACTGCCGCTCCAAGGGCAAGCACGGCTACGAGGCGGGCAAGAAAGACCACGAGGACTTCTTCACCCCGCAGCAGCACGACAAGGCCAAGAAGCCCAAGAAGGACAAGAAGGGCAAGAAGGGGAAGCAGCCCCTCTACAGCAGCATCGTCACCGTGGAGGCCTCCAAGCCCAACGGGCAGCGCTACGACAGCGTCAACGAGAAGCTCTCCGACAGCCCCAGCATGGGCCGGTACCGCTCGGTCAACGGCGGCCCGGGCAGCCCGGACCTGGCCCGGCACTACAAATCCAGCTCGCCGCTGCCCACGGTCCAGCTTCACCCGCAGTCCCCCACCGCCGGGAAAAAGCACCAGGCCGTGCAGGAACTGCCCCCGGCCAATACTTTTGTGGGGGCCGGAGACAACATCTCCATTGGATCTGACCACTGCTCCGAGTACAGCTGTCAGGCCAGCAGCAAGTACAGCAAGCAG